A stretch of Prosthecodimorpha staleyi DNA encodes these proteins:
- a CDS encoding peptidoglycan D,D-transpeptidase FtsI family protein, which produces MSTTMDAFPADTFRDPAQEATHAPAQAPARGKARRSATAAGRTRVKVAMLGFVAIYGAIAGKLVYLGLKGPEHSNTLGAAIVQSSPRPDLLDRNGEVLATDIKTSSLFAEPRRIIDVDEAIEALSSVLPDMREPSVRHKLKSGAGFVWLKREITPEQRFRIHRLGIPGIGFLDENKRFYPGGGMASHVVGHVNVDNQGIAGIEKYIDDEMNLNELHKLGIVHDRGLKPRKLSLDLRVQHVVRDEIAAAKERFHAVAAVGIVLDVHTGEVIAMSSLPDYDPNNPSEALEKDRMNRATAGVFEMGSVFKTFNSAMALDSGRVSLNDSFDARGGLAFGGQRISDFHGKNRILSVPEIFIYSSNIGSARMALKVGPQGQYDFFTKIGFHSKLKTELPEVAMPLWPKRLSEVSSATQSFGHGISVSPMHTAAATIPLMNGGKMIPPTFFVRTRAEADAMAVQVVKPETSEKMKYLFKLNGQIGSGTRADVAGYRVGGKTGTAEKIENGRYVANKRFNSYLAAFPIDDPQYVVLVTIDEPKAEKDVGAATAGLNAAPTVAAIVKRIAPMLNVPPRFDLAPATLASN; this is translated from the coding sequence GTGAGCACCACGATGGACGCATTCCCCGCCGACACTTTCCGCGACCCGGCCCAGGAGGCGACCCACGCACCGGCCCAGGCGCCCGCCCGTGGCAAGGCCCGGCGCTCGGCTACCGCGGCCGGACGGACGCGCGTCAAGGTGGCGATGCTCGGCTTCGTGGCGATCTACGGCGCCATCGCCGGCAAGCTGGTCTATCTCGGCCTGAAGGGGCCTGAGCACAGCAACACCCTCGGCGCCGCCATCGTGCAGTCCTCGCCGCGCCCGGATCTGCTCGACCGCAACGGCGAAGTTCTGGCGACCGACATCAAGACCTCCTCGCTGTTCGCCGAGCCGCGCCGGATCATCGACGTGGACGAGGCGATCGAAGCCCTGTCGAGCGTGCTGCCGGACATGCGCGAGCCGTCTGTGCGCCACAAGCTGAAGAGCGGCGCCGGCTTCGTCTGGCTGAAGCGCGAGATCACCCCTGAGCAGCGCTTCCGCATCCACCGGCTCGGCATTCCCGGCATCGGCTTCCTGGACGAGAATAAGCGCTTCTATCCGGGCGGCGGCATGGCCAGCCACGTCGTCGGTCACGTCAATGTCGACAACCAGGGCATTGCCGGCATCGAGAAGTATATCGACGACGAGATGAACCTGAACGAGTTGCACAAGCTCGGCATCGTTCACGATCGCGGCCTGAAGCCGCGCAAGCTGTCGCTCGATCTGCGCGTCCAGCATGTGGTGCGCGACGAGATCGCAGCTGCCAAGGAGCGCTTTCATGCGGTGGCCGCGGTCGGCATCGTGCTCGACGTGCATACCGGCGAAGTGATCGCGATGTCGTCGCTGCCCGACTACGACCCGAACAATCCGTCCGAGGCGCTGGAGAAGGACCGGATGAACCGGGCCACCGCCGGCGTCTTCGAGATGGGCTCGGTATTCAAGACCTTCAACTCGGCGATGGCGCTCGATTCCGGCCGGGTCAGCCTCAACGACAGCTTCGACGCGCGCGGCGGCCTCGCCTTCGGCGGCCAGCGCATCTCCGACTTCCACGGCAAGAATCGCATCCTGAGCGTGCCGGAGATCTTCATCTATTCGTCGAATATCGGCTCCGCCCGGATGGCCCTGAAGGTCGGTCCGCAAGGTCAGTACGACTTCTTCACCAAGATCGGCTTCCACTCGAAGCTGAAAACGGAACTGCCCGAGGTGGCGATGCCGCTGTGGCCGAAGCGCCTTTCGGAAGTGTCCTCGGCGACCCAGTCCTTCGGCCACGGCATTTCCGTCTCGCCGATGCACACCGCTGCCGCAACCATCCCGCTGATGAACGGCGGCAAGATGATCCCGCCGACCTTCTTCGTCCGCACTCGCGCCGAGGCCGATGCCATGGCGGTGCAGGTGGTCAAGCCCGAGACCAGCGAGAAGATGAAATATCTCTTCAAGCTCAACGGCCAGATCGGTTCCGGCACACGCGCCGACGTGGCCGGCTACCGGGTCGGCGGCAAGACCGGCACGGCCGAAAAGATCGAGAACGGCCGCTATGTCGCGAACAAGCGATTCAATTCCTATCTGGCTGCCTTCCCGATCGACGATCCGCAATATGTCGTGCTGGTGACCATCGACGAACCGAAGGCGGAGAAGGACGTCGGTGCGGCGACCGCGGGACTGAACGCCGCCCCGACGGTGGCGGCGATCGTCAAGCGCATCGCGCCGATGCTCAACGTGCCGCCGCGCTTCGATCTGGCCCCGGCGACGCTCGCCTCCAATTGA